The genomic window CGTTCCCTTACCACTGCCCACAAAGGCAGAGGAATTTGCCTTGCTCCTGAGACAAAAGAAGGGGGGGCCCGAGAGAGCCGCAAAGCCGAAGTGTTGGTGGGGGGCCCTGTGAGAACTTCACAAAGTGGGGGGCAGAGATTTGGGGCGGGCCTGAGTCGATTTGTCCTGCTGCGAGATGAGGCGGGTGCTCTTTGGAGCCTCGAGAGGGGAAGGACCCAGGGCCAGTCCAGGCTTTGCTGGACTCAGGGCTGGAAGCCCCAGAGGTCGTCCGGCTTGAAATGGCAGAAAAAGAGCAAATAGTCATACCAAGTAATAAGACTCCACAAATCAACAGGAACCTAGAAGAAAaatgggcaagttacttaaatgggtaattttacaaaaggaaaaatgggtCAATCAACAAATAGAAACATGTGTACCTTCAGTAGTAATCAGGTATATGCAAATTACCAGATAGGtaaatattgaaaacaaagaCTGATAATTTCCAGAATTGGAAAGGATATGGGGATACAGGTACTCTTGTACTTTCCTGGTGGCAAGCAGTCTTGGGGGAAATAGCTATCAAAGTTTAAAATGCACATACTGTTCGTTGGGCTCCGTCGTGACGCTTTAAAAGCTATTTTGGACATATACCCAAAGACATCTGTTCAAAGAGGTTTCTTGCAATTTTGCTTCCCATCCAGAAACctgggaaggtcctgggttcagttcgcagtgcttcctaaagaaaaaacaaacagataatgagcagacagtgagaaaataaaacaacccaACAAGAGCAGACAACActcagacaatgagcaaaaacaataagcaggcAACGTGCAAACAAAGAGCAAAGAGACAGGGAGTCATCTGGAACGGGGaccaaggaaagcaaaaaagaagaaatgaaataaaaccaaatatcTATTTGTTATCACAATAAAAGTGAATGGATCCACTAAGGCAGGGATTCATAGTTtggattagatttttttttttaatgtatctagAGACTCTTCAAAACACACACAATAAAATGGCTTAAGTTGAAAATAATGGGATGGACAAAATATATTATGCAGGTGGCAGGGTTATTATcagataaaacaaaatttaaatgggACCAAGAAGAATATTTTACAATGAAAAAATTAACTATCCATGGAGGTATAATGAAGATCCCAAAGCTTTTAAAACTGAACAGCACAGAAAAAATCATAAAGCAAAACCACTATAAATAGAAGAGTATTTGATAAAACTAAAGTCCCAGTTGGAAATTTTTAACCACTTGCTTGGtcagaggagaggcccagagggGGAGTCAGGGAGACACACGGGGCTGCAGGGGGTGGGCTGAGCGCCAGGTCTATAGAGGTGACATAGCCAGAGGCCAGGGCGCCGTCCTCAGGGCCCCCGGGGGGCAGTGCAGCTGGGCTGTCCTGGGGGCCCCATGCACCTGTCATCAGCCCCGAGGGGAGTGGGCTAGGGCCatcccctgccctcagggaggggCTCCCCTCAGCCCCAGCAGGGGCCTCCACCCTCCTTCCAGGGCCTGGGACAGGGGGACCAGCTGCACCTGCACCCCCGCGGGGCAGACACAGGTACTCCAGGGAGCCCGGAGCACGCGGCTCGCCCCCCACTCGTGCCCGCCCGTGGGGGTGCCTGCTGGCCCCGGAGGTCAGGCAGGGAGCTGCTTGGGGCGGCCCCAGGTAGGGCCGGTTGACATCAAAGCAGGGCTCCAGGCTTTGGTGTGTCAGAAACCCAGCGTCCCCCACCCCAGCGCTGCCTTGGGGAGGCTGAGTCCAAGATTGGTTACGTCCTAGACTGAGGCAGGTCATGGAGGCTCAGTCTAGCCGGAAGCAAGAAGCCACAGACTTGGAGCAATTGCAGGTCAGGTCACCCCTGGGCTGGCTGAGCCTGGCAATGATGGCCAAGGGTcaaggcagggctggggcaggtggCCCAGGGAGGGTccgggcagggggctgccttcCGGGCTGTGAGCCCAGGGCCCGCGCTGCTATGCTGATTCAATGCCGGCCTGCGGGCGGGTGCTGGGGGGTGTTAAGGTGGCCCCAGGCGGGGTTGGCTGAGGGGAGCAGGGGGAAGagcagggcagatggatggaatgaaGATCCTGAACCAGAATCAGGGCTGGGAGGGGGGTGACGCGAAGGCTGCGGTGCCTGCGCCTCGGCCCTACTTCCCCTCCGTGCCCACAGGAGCCTGGAGCCGTCCAGGGATGGCCTCAGGGACGCAAGGTGTGCCCCGGACTCTGCCTCTGAGGcaggtgctcaggggcccgggaCCTCTTCAAGCTCTACTTGGAAACACCCCTcctggcctcggtttccccaccgCCAGCCTGGGGACAGGGGCTGGCTCAGCggcttctgccgtgcaccctgcggcgcctgggctgggggctggagccTGAGCCCTGCCTGGGCTCCCCTGCCCTGGGCTGCTCCTGTGGTTGCCAGGTAGAGACCTGAGAGAGGCCGTGGTTGGCTGAACAGTGGCCTTGGAGGACGTCCCCGCGCTCACCCTGGAACCTGTGAAGAGGTCACCTTACTTGGCAAGAGAGCCTTTGCCGATGCGAGTAAGTCAAGACGTCTCCTTGATTATGCAGGTGGACCTCAATGCAATCACAGGGCTCCTTCCGAAAGGAGGCCGAGGGGGAACGGAGGACATGCAGAGGAGAAGGGGAGTTAGGGAAGCAGCGAGAGCTTGGGAGACGCTTTGCTGCAGGCTCTGAAGATGGAGGAGGGAACCAGGAGGAAGGCACGCCAGGGCTGCAGCTCTAGAAGCTGGGAGAGCGGAGGAGGGGATGCTCCCCGCGGGTCTGTGGAGGGAGCACGGCCCTGTTATACCTTGAccttgacccacagaaactgattttggacttttggCCTGTGGAACTTCATTAGACACATACGAAATGTGAAATAGCTACTGTCCCACCCAAGGGAGGTGATGGCAAGACAGTTGGGACTGAGTGGAGGAAAGAGGTTCTAAAACTGCACTTGGAGAGAACACAGAGCAAGAGGATGGGGGAAGTATTTTAGGAATTGCTCTGGTTGGGTTATCAATTGCATGACTTGTAATGTTTTTGGAGAACTTCAGATAGAGATAAAACTACTTCGATCACTTTTGGTTCCTGGACTGGGTTTCTCTGAAGTTGAGGAACCCGCCATGCAGGGCCCCGAGTTTATTCTGGTTGCACAACGAAGCCGCGCAGGCCAGAGACCACCCACCCGGGAGGCTGGGGACACACTCGCTGTTCTCTGAGCTCTTTATGGGGCTCTCTTCCTTCTTGGGGTGAACAGAGACCGTGTACTGACCGTGGGCCCAGGGATTGGTGCCGGGTGTAGGGGCCCTGGGCTTCTCCACCAGCACCGGGGCGCACTCTTCCTCCCTGGAGACCAGGCGGGGGTGAGGCGGGAGGGGGAAGGGCCCGGGGCTGGGCGGGGGCTCCTGCCGGGGCCTCCAGGGGAGGAGGAGGCCCGGGGcgggcagggccagggctgggcaggggcgaGGGGGAAGGAGCCGCTCACCCGGCGTCGGGGCTGGCCTTGTAGGAGAGGGTGAAGGAGAGCGAGCTGGTCACCTCGGCCCTCACCTCCCAGGAGCAGCTGAGCAGGTCGGCCCCGTTGAAGAGGCACTGGAGGTTGCGGGGCTGGGCCTCGTCCCCTGGAGGGGAGACATCGCGCGCCTTGAGCACAGCTGGGGTGAATGCTGGGGGTTACGGGTGTCGGGGGTGTGAGCCGGAAGGTGCAGGAGCCAGGCCAGGAGGGAGCCACGTGCAGCCTCTGCCCCCGCAGTGCCCACGGGGGGAGCGGGCCGGGACCCTCCGTCAGGGAGTGGGGGAGCCCGAGCCCCGCCGTGTGCCCTTGAGCCCCGTCCAGCAGCCGTGCCGCCCACCCTGCCCGCAGAGGCCCCCCGGCCGCGGGCTGCTTACCTGGCGGGGAGTTCCAGCGAACCTCGGGGCTCCACTCGCTGGGCCGCCCGGAGAAGCCCGAGCCCGGGGCCAGCCGGGCGCGCACTCGGGCCACGTAGCTGCTGCTGGGCACCAGGAGCTCCGGCCCCAGCATGGCCTGGGGGGAGCTGGAGAGGAGGGTGGGGGCCTcctggggagagagggggtgCTGGAGGAGGCCCGTGGTCCAGGACCCGGGCGCAGGGCGGGCCTGCCTCGGTTGCCTACCTCCAAGGAGTCCTGCAGCCGCCTGTAGACCACCTCAAACTCCAGGTCGTTCTGGGACAGCCAGCTTCCCCGGGGACCCCCGAGGGCCACGCTCCAGCTCAGCTCGAGAGCGTCCCCGGAGCCGTTGATGTGCAGGTCTTGGGGTGCGGGGGGCTGGACTGGGAAGGAAGGCGGGGCTGTGTGAGGAGTGGGCGCCCCAGCAGGGCAGCCTCCTGGGGCTTTCGGGTGCACAGACCCCGGGGCCAGGCCCAGCGCTGCCCCCACCAGCgcagtgaccttgggcaagaccCGCCCTTCTGCCGGCCTCAGGGGTTGTCTGGAAAGCTGGGTGGGACGCACGGAAAGGAATGAAGGCGGCGCAGGCTGCTTGACGTGTGTAGCACGAACCCGCTGAGCA from Dasypus novemcinctus isolate mDasNov1 chromosome 12, mDasNov1.1.hap2, whole genome shotgun sequence includes these protein-coding regions:
- the LOC131280714 gene encoding cytokine receptor common subunit beta-like, whose protein sequence is MLGPELLVPSSSYVARVRARLAPGSGFSGRPSEWSPEVRWNSPPGDEAQPRNLQCLFNGADLLSCSWEVRAEVTSSLSFTLSYKASPDAGEEECAPVLVEKPRAPTPGTNPWAHGQYTVSVHPKKEESPIKSSENSECVPSLPGGWSLACAASLCNQNKLGALHGGFLNFRETQSRNQK